Proteins encoded within one genomic window of Callithrix jacchus isolate 240 chromosome 11, calJac240_pri, whole genome shotgun sequence:
- the TMEM196 gene encoding transmembrane protein 196 isoform X6, which translates to MILFSACCICGLIGGILNFQFLRAVTKKTSSLYPLHLASMSLACIGIGCCTLSSWLTCRLASYEQRRMFSEREHSLHHSHEMAEKEVTDNMSNGGPQLIFNGRV; encoded by the exons ATGATCCTCTTTTCAGCCTGCTGTATCTGTGGACTCATTGGCGGCATCCTGAATTTTCAGTTCCTCCGGGCAGTCACAAAGAAAACTTCCTCCCTATATCCTCTGCACCTTGCCTCCATGTCTCTTGCGTGCATTGGGATCGGATGCTGTACTCTCTCTTCCTGGCTCACTTGTCGACTAGCCAGCTATGAACAGAGGAGGATGTTCTCAGAAAGGGAGCATTCCCTTCATCATTCTCATGAAATGGCTGAGaaa gaaGTGACAGACAACATGAGTAATGGAGGACCACAACTGATATTTAATGGAAGAGTATAA
- the TMEM196 gene encoding transmembrane protein 196 isoform X5, with the protein MILFSACCICGLIGGILNFQFLRAVTKKTSSLYPLHLASMSLACIGIGCCTLSSWLTCRLASYEQRRMFSEREHSLHHSHEMAEKRLRAIEITDLPSCPVVPPTPELPTRK; encoded by the exons ATGATCCTCTTTTCAGCCTGCTGTATCTGTGGACTCATTGGCGGCATCCTGAATTTTCAGTTCCTCCGGGCAGTCACAAAGAAAACTTCCTCCCTATATCCTCTGCACCTTGCCTCCATGTCTCTTGCGTGCATTGGGATCGGATGCTGTACTCTCTCTTCCTGGCTCACTTGTCGACTAGCCAGCTATGAACAGAGGAGGATGTTCTCAGAAAGGGAGCATTCCCTTCATCATTCTCATGAAATGGCTGAGaaa AGATTGAGGGCTATTGAAATAACCGACTTGCCCAGCTGCCCGGTGGTGCCCCCGACACCAGAGTTACCTACAAG gaaGTGA